CGCGAAGTTCCTCGCCGCGGTGTTCGCGAACGACGCGGTGACGGCGCGCAACAATACGCAAGCTATCGACGTCGGCGGCAACACGCTGATCGCGGCTCGCGTGACCGACTACAAAGCCGCAGCCGTGCCGTCGCTCGACGCTGTCAAGGACGCCGTGCGCCAGAAGGTCATCGCGGTTCAGTCGAACGAAGCGGCTCACAAAGACGGAGCGGCCAAACTCGCCGATTTCGAAAAGTCGAAGTCAACCGCAGGCTTCTCTTCGCCGCTGAAGGTGTCGCGTAACGACGCGCAGGGCGTGCCGCCGGCCGCGTTGAGTGCAATCTACAAGGCAGACGCGCAGAAATTGCCGGCCTATGTCGGTGTGGACCTCGGTGACGACGGCTATGCGATCTATCGTGTGAACGCGGTGGTGGCGGGTACGACGGTGGATCCGCAACGTCTGGCTGCGGCGCAGCAACAGATCGCGCAGGTCGATGCGCAGTCCGAAGCAGAGGCGTATCTCGAAGCGCTGCGCGCGCGTTCGAAGGTGAAGTTCTACGGCTCGCTCGATAGCAGCAACGCGCAGGCGAGCAGCGAGTAAAATCGCGCAAACGCAAAAAAGCCCCGCAATTTGCGGGGCTTTTTTGCGTTTGACGAGTGCAAGCTCGTCAAACGGTTTGCAGCAGCGCGTTACAGGCAGCCGCTGATTGCACTGGTGGCGTCGCTGCCCGCAGCGCCGTTCCCACGAAAGCCGACCCACGTACCCTTGCCGGTGTACGAAGGGCGCACGACAGCGGCGGCGCCGTTAGGCGGCTGCTGACCTGGAACATACACATCCATGGCTTGATCGTTAGCCAACGTGTCTTGCGACACGACTTGTTGCTGCGAGCTGTCTGCCCACTTCTGCGCGATGCAGGTGGCAACAGCCTTCGGCGGTTGCTGGCTTTGACCAACGGACTGAACGCCAGCAGGGGGTTGAGCGGCGCAGGCAGAAATTGCCACGGTCAAAGCGATTAACGGTAAATATTTCACGTTATCTCCTCAAAAGTCGCTCAAAATCGAGCCGGGTTACACGGGATTACGAAAGTGTCGGATAGACCTTACCGATCCGTGTTCCCGAAGTTCTGGAAACAAGTTGTTAGCAGTCTTTTCAGTGCGGCGAACTTGTACGAAGAAGTGGCTTGATTGCAGGCCACACGTTGTTGAGTAGCACTGGCTGTGCCTGCTGGGTGGGATGAATCTGATCGGCCTGGAACATGTCAGGCTTGTCGGCAATGCCGGCGAGCAGGAACGGCACGAGCGACACGCGCAGTTGTTTTGACAACTCGCCGTACAGACCGTGGAACTTTTGCGTATAGTCCGGGCCGTAATTAGGCGGCACATACATGCCCACCAGTACCACCTTTGCGTGACCTTGCTGAGCCTGCTCGATGATCGTGCGCAGGTTGTCTTCGGTAGTGGAAAGCGGCACGCCACGCAGCGCGTCGTTGGCGCCGAGTTCGACGATCACGATGCTCGGCTTCAACCGCTGCATGAGCGCAGGCAAGCGGGCCCGTCCGCCGCTCGTGGTGTCGCCGCTGATGCTTGCATTGGCGACGCTATAATCGATTCGCTCGTCGGTGAGGCGCTGGCGCATCAAGGCAACCCAGCCAGTGTCAAGGGGCAGGCCGTATTCGGCGGAGATGCTGTCGCCGAGCACGACGATCACAGGCTTGGCCGGTTCGGGCGCATTGGCGGCCCGCGCCGCGAAGCTCGCTGAAAACAGGGCGGCTGCCATCACGGCGCACCCGCATGCCGTTGTCAGCGCCGTGGCGCGAGGCGTCATGTCACGCACTTTCAACCTACGCTTCACCATGCTAAACAAAACTGATCCAGTCATTGAAGTGCGGGGTTTGTGCAAGAAGGTTAAGGATGCAACGGGCGAACTGACGATTCTCGACGACATCGATCTTGCTATCGCTGCCGGCAGCAGTGTGGCGATTGTCGGTGCGTCCGGGTCGGGCAAGTCTACGCTGCTGGGCTTGCTCGCAGGATTGGACAGCGCGAGTTCGGGCTCGGTTCGGCTACTCGGTCGCGAACTCGGTGAACTGAACGAAGACGAGCGCGCCGCGTTACGCAGCGGCTCGGTCGGTTTCGTGTTTCAGTCGTTTCAACTGATGCCGCATCTGACCGCGCTCGAAAACGTCACGCTGCCGCTGGAACTGCAAGGCGGTATCAGTACCCGCGAGGCCGCAACGCGTGCGCGCGGCTTGCTGGAGCAAGTGGGACTCGGCAAGCGTACCGGTCATTATCCGAAGCTGCTGTCCGGTGGCGAACAGCAACGCGTGGCGCTGGCGCGCGCGTTCGTCACGCATCCGGCTATCCTGTTCGCCGACGAGCCGACCGGCAGTCTCGATGCCGCCACCGGTCACGCGGTGATCGATCTGATGTTCGAGATGAATCGCGCGAACGGTGCCACGTTGATTCTCGTCACGCATGACATCGAACTGGCACGCCGCTGCGATACGACGGTGACGATCGAGGCGGGTCGTCTTGTGTGAGAGCGGGACACCGCGATTCTTGAGCGTCGCAGCCAAAGCCAGGCGGACCACAAGGGCCCGCTTTTTCAATCCGGCTCGCCTCGCCGGCAGATGAACGCGCCAATCCGGTTCAGCGCAGATTCAGCATAGACTCAGCGGCGCGAACCACCGCGCCGCTGACATGGTCACTTCTTCAACGCGGCGCGTGCCCGCGCGATCAACGCAGACGTCGACGAGTCATGCTTTTTCTCATCGACACTCGGCGCCGTCAGATCAGCCTCCACCACTTTGCCGAGAATCTTGCCCAACTCCACGCCCCATTGATCGAACGGATTGATGTCCCACACCGACGCCTGCACCAGCACCTTGTGCTCGTACAACGCGATCAAAGCGCCGAGCGAACGCGCGGTCAGTGCGTCGACCAGCAGCGTGCTGGTCGGGCGATTCCCCGGAAACACCAGGTGCGGCGCCAGTTCCGGCTTGTCCGCGCCGGCCACTTTCTTCGCTTCCTCGAGCGTGCGGCCGAGCATTAGCGCCTCGCTCTGCGCGAAGCAGTTGGCGAGCAGCTTCGGATGATGACTGACGAGCGGATGCTCCGGCGTCAACACGGCGATGAAATCGATCGGCACGATCGTGGGACCCTGATGCAGCATCTGGAAGAACGCATGTTGACCGTTCGTGCCCGGTTCGCCCCACGTCACGGCGGCGGTCGGATAGTCGACCATTACGCCGTCGAGCCGCGCTGACTTGCCGTTGCTCTCCATTTCGAGCTGCTGCAGATACGACGGCAGAAAATGCAGCGCTTCCGAATACGGCGCGACCAGATAGCTTTGCGAGCCGAAGAAGTTGCGATACCAGATGCCGATCATGCCGAGCAGCACCGGCAGATTCTTATCGAGCGGCGCGTTGCGGAAATGCTGGTCCATCTCGTTGGCGCCGGCGAGCAGTTCGCCGAACTGCTGCGGTCCGATCGCGATCATGATCGACAGACCCACCGCCGACCACAACGAGTAACGCCCGCCAACCCAGTCCCACATCTCGAACACGTTCTCTTTCGCGATGCCGAACTTGACTACTTCCGCGGGATTGGCCGACACGCCGACGAAGTGTTTCGCCAGCGCGCTTTCCGGGCAGCCTTTCTCGACGAACCAGTCGCGCAGCGAGCGCGCGTTGGTCATGGTTTCGAGCGTGGTGAAGGTCTTGGAGACGATGATCGCGAGCGTTTCTTCCGGATCGATCTGCTGCATCACGTTGTACAGATCGGCGCCGTCGACGTTCGACACGAAATGCGTGGTGATCTCCGGCGTGGCCAGATGATGCAGCGCGTGCACGACCATCTTCGGTCCGAGGTCCGAACCGCCGATGCCGATGTTCACCACGTAGCGGATCCGCTTGCCGGTATAGCCTTTCCACTCGCCGCTGCGCACCTGGTCGGCGAAGGCGGCCATTCTGGCGCGCTCGGCCTGCACCTGGTCGTAGAACGGCGCTTTCGGATCAGTGGCGCGCAGTGCCGTGTGCAGTGCCGCGCGGCCCTCGGTCGGGTTGACGACTTCACCCGCGAACATCGCGTCGCGGCGCGTCTCGACGCCGGCTTCGCGCGCGAGTTGCACGAGCAGCTTCAGTGTTTCGTCGGTGATGCGGTTCTTCGAGAAATCGGCCGCGAGACCGCCGCCCGCGAACGCAAAGCGCTCGGCACGGGTAGGGGCGGGATCGTTCTCGGGGGCGAACCAGTCGCGCATGTGCGCATCGCGAATCTTTTCGTAATGCGTTTGCAGCGAGGACCAGGAGGGGAGCGAGTTCTGCGTCATAGCGTCCGTCTAACCAAGGGGCACGAAGAAAGGCGCGCGCGTGAAGCGCTGCCGAGGATGATGCAACGATGCTGTTAGAGCGATGCCGCGCAGCCGGGTTCGCTGCGGTTGACGACGAAACTTCGCCGTCAACCGGACTGGCTCCGATGCGCAGCGCAGTCAGTCAGTATAACGGCGTTGCGTGACAGCGGGCAGCGGTTTGGAGGCGCCGCCATAGGTTGGGACGAACGCTTTCAGCACTCCGCCGCCGGATAGAACAGACGGTTCAGCAAGGTGCGCACCATCGGCGCCAGTTCGCCCGCGGTCAGGCCGGCGGGGCCGTGGCCTTGCGCGCTCAACGTGTCGGCGGCGAGGCCGTGCAGATAGACGCCCGCGAGCGCCGCTTCGTAGCGCGGCAGACGCTGCGCGAGCAGGGCGCCGATGATGCCGCCGAGCACGTCGCCGGTGCCGCCCGTCGCGAGCGCGGCGTTGCCGGTCGGATTGATCGCAAGGCGGCCGTCCGGTGCCGCGACGACCGTGCCGGTGCCTTTCAGGACCACTACGCTGGCAAAGCGCGCGGCGAGCGCGCGCGCCGCGGTGAGGCGGTCGCGCTGCACGCCCGGCGCGTCGGTGCCGAGCAGGCGCGCGGCTTCGAGCGGATGTGGGGTGAGGATGCACGGATCGCCTTGCACGCCGCGCGCGGTGACTTCGGCGGCGAGCGCGGGGTCTTTCGCGATCAGGTTCAACGCGTCCGCGTCGAACAGCTTGGGCACGTCGAGGTGCAGCACGTCGTGCATCACCCGCGTGGCGCGCTCGCGATGACCCATGCCGCAGCCGACTGCGAGCGCGTCCATGTGATCGAGCGGCAGATCGTCGATCGCATGCAGCATGAGTTCGGGATGCGGCGGATCGTAGGGCGGCGCGCCTTCCCCCAGTAGCGCGACGTGCACCTTGCCCGCGCCGGTGTAAAGCGCGGCGCGCGAAGCGAGAATCGGCGCGCCGCACATGCCGGTGTCGCCGCCGACCACGGCAAGGCTGCCGAAGCTGCCCTTGTTGGTCGCGAAATCGCGCGGCGGCAGGAAGGCGGCGAAGAGCTCGGGCGCGTTGAGCTGCACGGCCGTGCGGCCGCTGGTGTCGACGCCGATCGGCGCGACGGTGACGGCGCCCGCGAGGTCGCGGCCTTGCGCGGTAAACAACCCCGGCTTGGCGCCGATGAAGGTGATCGTATGGGTGGCATGGACGGCGCCGCCGTCGCCATTGCCCACCGCCATGCCGGTGTCGCTGTCGAGACCGCTCGGCACGTCGAGCGCCAGCACGCCGCCTTTGCGGGGGCGTGCTTTGGTCCGTTGCGAGAGCCGGCGGGCGACGTCCGCGAACACCCCTTCGAGCGGACGTGTCAGGCCGATGCCGAACATGCCGTCCACGAGCCACGTGTAGTCGTCCAGCGCGGCGGGCGCCGCGGCGCTGATCGCGACGCCCGCCGCGCGGGCCGTGTCGAGAGCCCAGCGGGCGTCGTCCGGTTTCACTTCGACGGGCATGCACAATTCCACAGCGATGCCGGCTTTGTGCAGTTCCGTGGCAAGCACCAGCGCGTCGCCGCCATTGTTGCCCGGCCCGGCGATGAGCCACACCTTGTGCCGCGATTTTTCGATCGAGGTATCGCGGGTGATCTGCTCCTGCAGGAAACTCGCCGCGGATTTGCCGGCGCGAGACATCAGCGTGTGCTTCGGCAGCGCTGTCTGCGCCTGAGATTCGGCGATCCGCAGGTCGGTCAGCGTCAGTAAAGGCAAGGCGCGATTGTGCGGGCTGATTAGCGTCGGCGGCGTGTGGTCGGCTTCTGTCATGGCTAGGCTCGGCGGTTCACCTGGAGCGAGGTGAGAAAGCTTGGGAATCGCTATGGTAGTGCCGATAGGTGCCCGGCGGGGTCTCTTGCGGACAGCGTGTGCACGGGGCCCGCCCGAGGGACGGCCAAAAAACAGAAGGCCCCTTCCGTTATCGGCGGGGCCTCGGGATTGGTTTTAACGGAAGCGATCCGCGCGCAGGGCGGCCAGCGTGTCCGCAGGAAGGTCCGGCGTGCCGCCCGAAATCAGATCGGCAAGCAGTTTGCCCGATCCGCAGGCGAGGCCCCAACCCGCAGGGCCGTGACCGATATTGACGAAAAGGCGCGGATGGAGCGCATTGCCGATCACCGGCAAGCCGTCCGGCGACAGCAGTTTGACGCCTTCCCACGGCAAAGCCGCCGAGATCCGCGCGGCGCCCGGAATCCAGTCGTGCGTGGCCTGGCCGAGCAGCGCGAGGGCTTCTTTCGTCACCGCTTCGCCCAGCGGCTTGTCGATCTGGCCAGCGCTTTGCAGAACCGCGCCGCCCGCGATCCGCAGACGATGGTTCATCCGGCTGATCGCGATCCGCTTCACCGCGTCCACGATCGCGACGTGAGGCGCGCATTCCTCATGCGCGATCGGTGCGACCAGCGTATGCAGGCGCAGCGGATGCAGCGGCAGCCGCAAGCCGAGGCGCTCCAGCAGCGGCAGGCTGCCGTGGCCCGCGGCCACGACTACCGCATCGGCGTGGATCACGTCCACTTCGCGCGAGCGGGATGCCGTGCCCGGCCGCGGCGCCAGCTCTACCGCGGCGCGCTGGCCTTCCAGGCGGACCGACGAGACTTCGCAGCCCAGCATGAACTGGACGTCGCCCTGCGTATCCAGCGTCTGCTTGATCAGCTTCGTGAACAGCGGGCAGTTGGCTGTGCGCTCCTGGTCGAACAGCACGCCGCCGGCGAATTCCGGCTCGGTGCGCACGGAATGCTCGAACGCGGCGCATTGTTCCGGGGTCAACTCGTGGTGCGGCACTTCGAAGAGCCGCAGCAGCCCGAGGGCCGGCCGCAACTGCTGCCACTCCTGTTCGGAACGGACCAGGTAGAGCACGCCGCTCGCCTGTTCGAACTCGAGCCCGAAGCGTGCTTCCATGTCCGTCATGGTTTCGCGCGACAGCTCGATCAGCGGCCGCAGCAGTCCGTATTGGTGGCCGAACGCGTTGGGTTCCTGCAGCTCGGCGAGCTGTTTGACCAGCTGGCGCACCGGCCCGTTGAAACCGGCTTTGTTGACTATGCCGTTTTTGGCGTTCTGACGGCTGGCCATGAAAGTCGGGCCGAACCAGACGTCCAGCGGGGTCGGCAGGACGGTGCCGCTGTGTCCATAGGTCGCGCCCTGCGCGACAGTGGCGTGGCGCTCGACGACGCATACCCGGTGGCCGGCCGCGCGCAGTTGATAAGCGGTGGCGACGCCCGCAATCCCGCCGCCGATGACGATGACATCCATGTTCTGATTCGATTTGCCGACGGGACGCCGAAGCGGCGCATTCCCGTTGAGCGTGACATGCGGCGCGTTGCCCGGCCTGACGAGGCCGCTCGCGCCGATCTGGTGAAAGGGCGAATGATAGCAGTCAATCCGCCGGCGCGGCCACGCGGGCCGCGTGCAGGCCCGGCCGCGGCGGAGCGCAACTCGAAGGGACGGGAGCGCGCGGGGTGCGGCGCCGTCCTTCGTGGTCCGTCGTGAGCGCGGCGAATGCGGGTTCCGCTCAGAGGCTCATGCGGTCGCCTGCGCGCGAATGAACATGCCGTAGTTTTCGGCGTTGTCGGTGGCCATGTCGCTGTTTCGTGCCGCGAGGCTGGCGACGGCGGCGGGACCATACAGGTGGTCCTTGGTGTTGCCGATGTACGGGAAATGGCTCAGCTCGTGGGCAATCGTCGCTTCCGGGGTGTTGGCGCCGAATGCGTGATCGAAGAAGTGCGGCTTCAGGTTGATCTGATGAGGCGAATTGGATTGCACGTGCGCCAGTTCCGAGTTGTCGTGCGACGCACCGAGGACGAAGGTGAACCGGTCGTGCGACATGGCGTGCTGCATGTGGGTGAGAACCTGTTCGACTTTCTGCACATTCCGCTGAGTCGGGCTGCCGAACCAGCGCGAAAAGTTGTTGTCGGGATGACCAGATTTGAGTTTGTCGAGGGCGCTGTCGATCATGCGCTTCACGTGTTGATAGGCGCGGGTCACTATCCCGCGTTGCTCCGACGTGAGCCCGATCAACGCCGGGGTACGCGCGGAGCCGGGGGAAGGTTGATCGTAGTCGGTATGGCCGGTGTTGTCGTCGGGCGCCTGAAGGTCGTCGTCGCCGGGCGCGGAGGGTTGGCCGCTACCGCCGCTGACGGGGGCGGAGGGCTGGGCGCCGCGACCTGTGGGTTCGGCAGGCTGTTCACCATCCCCGCCGCCGACGGGTTCCAACGGCTCGCCGCTGGCGGCGCCATTGGCTGGGACCGCGAGCGGCGATGACGCAGGAGCGTCGCCGACCGCGGGTAGAGGCATTGGGCGACTGCTGCGGCCGGCAGGGCCGGGCGTGAGACCGCCGGCGTGCATCGAAGGAGGTATGTGGTTGGCCTTGTTGTGCAAGACGATGCGTTTGTGCTTCCCGTTTGCGTCCCAGATGTCACGGATGTGCTTGCCGTTCGGGCCCCAACTGTCACGGATACGGTTGCCGTTGGCGTCCACGCTGTCGCGAGTGTGACTGCCGGCCGCGTCCCACGTCTCGTGAATGCGCGTGCCGTTGGCGTCCACGCTGTCGCGGGTGTGACTGCCGGCCGCGTCCCACGTCTCGTGAATGCGCGTGCCGTTGGCGTCCATGCTGTCGCGGGTGTGCCGCCCGTCGGGGGCCCACGTGGCGCGAACGGGATTGTCCTTGCTGTCCTGGACGCGCCTACCCGAAGCGTCCAGCCTATCCCGCGCCGCTTTGCCGCCGATTCGCTCAAGCGCTTGAACACCGCCTCCAACCCTCGGAGCCCGGCCATCCGGCTTGCCGTGCGGGAGCCCGGCCGCGGCATTGCCGATCGGCGCGCGCGGCGTCTCGGCCGGCGAATGGATGTGAGGCGTCGTCAGCATGAATGCGGCGGCCGTGCCCGGCGGCGGGCGCATCAAAGCCAGCGGATGCGAAGTCTGATAGGTACTGCCATAGCGGTTGACGTTCATGACATGCCCGTTCAAATGAGTTTGCGGTTCGCGTGGCGCAGCGCTGCCGACGCGTCCGGGAGAATGAATTGCCCCACTTGCGCGTCGATTAGAGCATCGGCATGCCGACGAGATGTCGTATCGGAAGAACACATTCGCGAGCATGCGGCCCCCGGCCACGCGGACGCGTCGCATGGCCGCTGGAAGCCCGTTCCCGAGGTATAATCCCGGACTTCCTTTGCGTCTCACGCCGCCATCACGCGCGGCTCATCGGCGCGACTCATCCGCATCACTCATCGGCATCATTAGCGACGCAACGTCAAGTCCATGGCCCACTTCTCGTGTTTCCCCGGTGCTTCGGCCCTTTCCGATTTCCGTCAAACCCGCCTGCTCGAAACGCTTACGCGCATCGATCCGAACATCACCGGCGTGCGCGGACAATATCTGCACTTCGTCAATGCCCAGGCGCCGCTTTCCGCTGAAGACAACGCGAAGATCGAAGCGCTGATGCATTACGGCGATCCGCTCGAAGAAACCAGGGAGCGCGGCACCGCCGAGACCTTCCTCGTGGTGCCACGTTTCGGCACGGTGTCGCCGTGGGCCAGCAAGGCAACGGATATCGCGCATCTGTGCGGCCTCACGCAGGTGCGCCGCATCGAGCGCGGCGTCGAGTACACGGTGACGCTGAAAAGCGGCCTGCTGGGCGGCAAGAAGGCGCTCTCCGACGAAGCCCGCGCGGCCGTCGCGGCGGCACTGCACGACCGCATGACCGAAAGCATGTCGCCTTCGCGCGAGCACGCGCTGCATCTGTTCGACGAACTGCCGGCCAGGCCGCTGCAAACCGTCGACGTGCTCGGCCGCGGCCGCGGCGCGCTGGTCGCGGCGAACACGGAACTGGGCCTCGCGCTGGCCGACGACGAAATCGACTACCTGGTCGACGCGTTCACGAAGCTCGGACGCAACCCGACCGACGTCGAACTGATGATGTTCGCGCAGGCCAACAGCGAACACTGCCGCCACAAGATTTTCAACGCCGATTGGACGATCGACGGCGAGAAGCAGGACATCTCGCTCTTCAACATGATCCGCAACACCGAGAAGCTGAATCCGCAAGGCACGATCGTCGCCTATTCGGACAACTCGGCGATCATGGCGGGCGGTATGGCCGAGCGCTGGTTCCCGCGTACGCCGGCCGACCTCGGCGCGAGTGAGCTGCCCGAGCACTACCGCCGCAGCACCGAACTCACCCACACCTTGATGAAGGTGGAAACGCATAACCACCCGACCGCGATCTCGCCGTTCCCGGGCGCCGCGACCGGCGCGGGCGGCGAAATCCGCGACGAAGGCGCGACGGGCCGCGGCGCGCGTCCCAAGGCGGGTCTGGCGGGCTTCACGGTGTCGAATCTGGAACTGCCGGACGGCGTCGAGACGTGGGAAAACGCGCGCGACGCCGCACAGCCGCTCGCGCACCGCAATCCGGACGACAAGCACGAAGCGTACGGCCGACCCGATCGCATCGCCTCGCCGCTGCAGATCATGATCGACGGTCCGCTCGGCGGCGCCGCGTTCAACAACGAATTCGGCCGGCCCAACCTGGGCGGCTATTTCCGCGCCTACGAGCAGAACGTCGCGGGCCTGGTGCGCGGCTATCACAAGCCGATCATGATCGCCGGCGGCATCGGCAATATTTCGGACCAGCACACGCATAAGCACGATCTGCCGGAAGGCTCGCTGCTGATCCAGATCGGCGGCCCGGGCATGCGCATCGGCATGGGCGGCGGCGCCGCGAGCTCGATGGCGACCGGCACCAACACCGCGGAACTCGATTTCGATTCGGTTCAGCGCGGCAACCCGGAAATCGAGCGCCGTGCGCAGGAAGTCATCAATGCGTGCTGGCAGCTTGGTGAGAAGAACCCGATTCTGAGTATTCACGACGTCGGCGCGGGCGGTCTTTCGAACGCCTTCCCGGAAGTGGTCGATGGCGCGGGCAAGGGCGCGCGCTTCGACCTGCGCAAAATTCAACTGGAAGAGAGCGGCTTGTCACCGCGCGAAATCTGGTCGAACGAAGCGCAAGAACGCTACGTGCTGGCAATCGCACCGGCCGATCTGCCGGCCTTCGAGGCCATGTGCCAGCGCGAGCGCTGCCCGTTTGCCGTGATCGGCACGGCCACCGCGGAGCGTCAACTCAAGCTGATCGACTCCGAGCTGAACGACGACACCGCGCACCAGCCGGTCGACATGCCAATGGAAGTGCTGCTCGGCAAGGCGCCGCGCATGCATCGCGACGTCAAACGCGTCGAGCGGAAGCTCGAACCGGTGGATGTCACCGGCCTCGTGTTGGCGGATGTCGCGACCAGCGTGCTGCGTCATCCCACGGTGGCGAGCAAGTCGTTCCTGATCACGATCGGCGACCGCTCGGTGGGCGGCACGACCGCGCGCGACCAGATGGTCGGCCCGTGGCAGGTGCCGGTGGCCGACGTCGCGATCACGACGATGGACTACGCGGGCTTTCGCGGCGAAGCCATGACCATGGCCGAGCGCACGCCGCTCGCCGTGATCGACGCGCCGGCATCGGGCCGCATGGCGGTCGGCGAGGCGGTGACCAACATCGCGGCGGCGCCGATCGCGTCGCTCGACAAGCTCAAGCTGTCGGCCAACTGGATGGCCGCGTGCGGCGCAGCGGGCGAAGACGCCGCGCTGTACGACACGGTCAAGGCGATCGGCATGGAATTGTGCCCGGCGCTCGGCATCAGCATTCCGGTCGGCAAGGATTCGCTGTCCATGCGCACCAAGTGGGAAGACCGCGGCGTCGCGAAAGAAGTGGTCGCCCCGGTCTCGCTGATCATCTCGGCATTCGCGCCGGTCGAAGACGTGCGCCGCCACCTCACGCCGCAACTGCGCCGCGCGAGCGACGTGGGCGAGTCGGTGCTGATCGCGATCGACCTCGGCCGCGGCAAGCATCGTCTGGGCGGCAGTATTCTCGCGCAGGTCACGCAGCAGGTCGGCGATACGGTGCCGGACGTGGACGACCCGGAAGATCTGAAGCGTTTCTTCGCCGCGATTCAGGCGCTGAACCAGGACGGCAAGCTACTCGCCTACCACGACCGTTCGGATGGCGGGCTGTGGGCAACGGTGTGCGAAATGGCGTTCGCGGGGCACGTTGGCGTGTCGCTGAATGTCGACATGCTGGTGCTCGATCCGAGCCACGAATCCGACTACGGCGACGCCAAAGACTGGGCGAAGCAGACCAGCGGCCGCCGCGAAGATCGCACGATCCGCGCGCTCTTTAACGAAGAGCTCGGCGCCGTCGTCCAGGTGCGCGCGTCCGAGCGCGACGCGGTGTTGGTCGCGTTGCGCGAACATGGCCTGTCGGCGTGCTCGCATGTGATCGGCAAGATCAACGAGCGCGACACCATTGAAATCTATCGCGACGCGAAGAAGATTTACGAAGCTCCACGCACCGAACTGCATCGCACGTGGAGCGAAGTGAGCTGGCGTATTTCGCGTCTGCGCGACAACCCGGCTTGCGCCGACGCCGAATACGACGCGCTCTCCGACGCGGCCGATCCGGGCATCGCCCCGGCGCTGAGTTTCGATCCGACGGAAGACGTCGCCGCGCCGTTCATCGGCAGGAGC
This genomic stretch from Paraburkholderia dioscoreae harbors:
- the purL gene encoding phosphoribosylformylglycinamidine synthase, whose translation is MAHFSCFPGASALSDFRQTRLLETLTRIDPNITGVRGQYLHFVNAQAPLSAEDNAKIEALMHYGDPLEETRERGTAETFLVVPRFGTVSPWASKATDIAHLCGLTQVRRIERGVEYTVTLKSGLLGGKKALSDEARAAVAAALHDRMTESMSPSREHALHLFDELPARPLQTVDVLGRGRGALVAANTELGLALADDEIDYLVDAFTKLGRNPTDVELMMFAQANSEHCRHKIFNADWTIDGEKQDISLFNMIRNTEKLNPQGTIVAYSDNSAIMAGGMAERWFPRTPADLGASELPEHYRRSTELTHTLMKVETHNHPTAISPFPGAATGAGGEIRDEGATGRGARPKAGLAGFTVSNLELPDGVETWENARDAAQPLAHRNPDDKHEAYGRPDRIASPLQIMIDGPLGGAAFNNEFGRPNLGGYFRAYEQNVAGLVRGYHKPIMIAGGIGNISDQHTHKHDLPEGSLLIQIGGPGMRIGMGGGAASSMATGTNTAELDFDSVQRGNPEIERRAQEVINACWQLGEKNPILSIHDVGAGGLSNAFPEVVDGAGKGARFDLRKIQLEESGLSPREIWSNEAQERYVLAIAPADLPAFEAMCQRERCPFAVIGTATAERQLKLIDSELNDDTAHQPVDMPMEVLLGKAPRMHRDVKRVERKLEPVDVTGLVLADVATSVLRHPTVASKSFLITIGDRSVGGTTARDQMVGPWQVPVADVAITTMDYAGFRGEAMTMAERTPLAVIDAPASGRMAVGEAVTNIAAAPIASLDKLKLSANWMAACGAAGEDAALYDTVKAIGMELCPALGISIPVGKDSLSMRTKWEDRGVAKEVVAPVSLIISAFAPVEDVRRHLTPQLRRASDVGESVLIAIDLGRGKHRLGGSILAQVTQQVGDTVPDVDDPEDLKRFFAAIQALNQDGKLLAYHDRSDGGLWATVCEMAFAGHVGVSLNVDMLVLDPSHESDYGDAKDWAKQTSGRREDRTIRALFNEELGAVVQVRASERDAVLVALREHGLSACSHVIGKINERDTIEIYRDAKKIYEAPRTELHRTWSEVSWRISRLRDNPACADAEYDALSDAADPGIAPALSFDPTEDVAAPFIGRSARPRVAILREQGVNSHLETAYAFDRAGFDAHDVHMSDLLAGRANLAEFAGAVACGGFSYGDTLGAGEGWAKAIRFNAQLADMFAAFFGRADTFALGICNGCQMMSSLASMIPGAEAWPKFTRNKSEKFEARFSLVEVQASPSIFFSGMEGSRIPVAIAHGEGYADFSQQGDASKVAVAMRYVDHRGQATEQYPFNPNGSPNGITSVTTPDGRFTVLMPHTERVHRAVQMSWHPEGWGEGGTDASPWMRVFQNARRWLG